Proteins encoded together in one Chloroflexota bacterium window:
- a CDS encoding LysM domain-containing protein — protein MRKPARWWLFLTLGLMLTACSAVVAGAQPWNAAPSATPVPLYIPTVTPQATPTPPPTALPPSPTPSPTPDLAHQPPYIYYTQAGDTLPALAVRFGVAAREIRANVPLSPTGLLSPNTMLLIPRRLAHTTANTHLLPDSEVVYSPSAIDFNVRAYVEQAGGYLSTYREYLQSTGMTAGADILAEVALNNSINPRLLLALLEYEGHWVYEYPTNPFQEDHPLGYTKTDSHAPLYHQLAWAVNQLSIGYYGWREGLLTTIRFRDGTTARLAPDLNAGTVALAYFFAQVSANRAEWARALDENSGFPAFYTKMFGDPWARAYTVEPLYPPDLTQPPLTLPFQKGSVWYFTGGPHGAWEHDGARAALDFAPGSTHGGCEVSRKWVVAVASGVVARSGHGVVMLDLDGDGKEQTGWDILYLHIADDGRVAAGTHLHVGDRIGHPSCEGGHATGTHVHIARKYNGEWIAADGPVPFVMDGWVPHAGEKPYDGTLTKDGKTIKACPCGSPKQEIFRPSDDDQTP, from the coding sequence ATGCGAAAACCAGCGCGGTGGTGGCTTTTCTTAACCCTGGGGCTGATGCTCACGGCCTGCAGCGCGGTCGTCGCGGGCGCCCAGCCGTGGAACGCCGCGCCTTCGGCCACGCCCGTGCCGCTGTACATTCCCACGGTCACGCCACAAGCCACCCCTACCCCTCCACCCACCGCCTTGCCCCCCTCCCCAACACCTTCCCCCACGCCCGACCTAGCCCATCAGCCTCCTTACATTTACTACACCCAGGCGGGCGACACCTTGCCCGCCCTGGCTGTGCGCTTTGGGGTGGCTGCCAGGGAAATTCGCGCCAACGTGCCCCTTTCGCCCACCGGGTTGCTTTCCCCCAACACCATGCTGCTCATTCCGCGGCGGCTGGCTCACACCACCGCCAACACGCACTTGCTGCCCGATAGCGAGGTTGTCTATTCGCCCTCTGCCATTGATTTCAACGTCCGCGCCTACGTGGAACAGGCCGGCGGCTACTTGAGCACTTATCGCGAATACCTGCAAAGCACAGGCATGACGGCAGGCGCCGACATCCTGGCCGAAGTGGCCCTCAACAATTCCATCAACCCTCGGTTGCTTCTGGCGCTGCTGGAATACGAAGGGCACTGGGTTTACGAATACCCTACCAACCCCTTTCAGGAAGACCACCCTCTCGGCTATACGAAGACCGACAGCCACGCCCCCCTCTACCACCAACTGGCCTGGGCCGTCAATCAGCTTTCCATTGGCTACTACGGCTGGCGGGAAGGCCTGCTCACCACCATCCGCTTTCGCGATGGCACCACCGCTCGTCTCGCCCCCGACCTCAACGCAGGCACCGTTGCTCTGGCCTACTTCTTCGCCCAGGTGAGCGCCAATCGCGCCGAATGGGCGCGCGCGCTGGACGAAAACAGCGGCTTCCCTGCCTTTTACACCAAGATGTTCGGTGATCCGTGGGCACGCGCTTACACCGTCGAGCCCCTTTACCCCCCTGACCTTACCCAACCGCCGCTGACTCTGCCTTTCCAAAAAGGCAGCGTGTGGTACTTTACGGGCGGCCCTCATGGGGCCTGGGAACACGACGGCGCGCGCGCAGCCCTGGATTTCGCCCCTGGCTCTACCCACGGGGGCTGTGAGGTTTCCCGCAAATGGGTGGTGGCCGTGGCCTCAGGCGTTGTCGCGCGTTCCGGCCACGGTGTTGTCATGCTCGACCTGGACGGCGATGGCAAGGAACAGACCGGGTGGGACATTCTTTACCTGCACATCGCCGACGATGGCCGCGTCGCGGCGGGCACCCACCTGCACGTTGGCGACCGCATCGGCCACCCTTCCTGCGAAGGGGGGCACGCGACCGGCACACACGTCCACATCGCCCGCAAATACAACGGCGAGTGGATCGCCGCCGACGGCCCGGTGCCCTTCGTGATGGATGGCTGGGTGCCCCACGCGGGCGAAAAGCCCTACGACGGCACCCTGACCAAAGACGGCAAGACCATCAAAGCCTGCCCCTGCGGCAGCCCCAAACAGGAAATCTTCCGCCCCAGTGATGATGATCAAACTCCGTAA
- a CDS encoding LytR family transcriptional regulator: MPQRAFRRRATPLFLAYALVAVACLSFTAAAGVLIHRFGGAATPPPTSQATSLPSLVLPPPWNGKERVNVLILGVDDRPWDPTWGPPRSDTVILATLDPKTMTAGAISLPRDLWVNLPGIGERKLTQAYALGEMVYGKGQGPRLVAEVVSDLLHVPVHHYVVVNFRAFITLVDAVHGVKIEVPQRMALDVFTADGRRYDYPLYPGVQVLNGELALAYARNRSVGHDGDFGRMRRQQQVLEGVLQRLKDPRVLAELALKAPSLADQLSDNLHTDISVSDALRLARLAAEVPWQNVHLVVIDQREATATTKWENGVPVYALVPNEAKLLAARDQVFSPPPPPTPTPLPPATATAAALPPTPTVTAVEALQEAPRLLVENGTDVNGLACRTAALLRVQGFDRIDTRNADRHYAHTMLVEYTARPKTLAFLQQRFAVSPSRVQYRTSADPPADIVIILGSDWAASGQVDGVTCSP; the protein is encoded by the coding sequence ATGCCTCAACGCGCTTTTCGACGTCGTGCGACGCCCTTGTTTTTGGCCTACGCTTTGGTCGCGGTGGCGTGCCTTTCGTTTACCGCCGCGGCGGGGGTGCTGATTCATCGCTTTGGCGGCGCGGCCACGCCGCCCCCCACGTCTCAGGCCACCAGTTTGCCTTCCCTGGTGCTGCCCCCGCCCTGGAACGGTAAGGAGCGCGTCAACGTCCTCATTTTGGGGGTAGACGACCGCCCGTGGGACCCTACCTGGGGACCGCCCCGCTCCGACACGGTCATTTTGGCGACCCTGGACCCCAAAACCATGACGGCCGGCGCGATTTCCCTGCCCCGCGATCTGTGGGTCAACCTGCCGGGCATTGGTGAGCGCAAGCTCACTCAGGCTTATGCGTTGGGGGAGATGGTGTATGGTAAAGGCCAGGGCCCGCGCCTGGTGGCAGAGGTAGTCAGCGATTTGCTCCATGTGCCCGTGCATCACTATGTGGTCGTCAACTTCCGGGCTTTCATTACCCTGGTGGATGCCGTACATGGGGTGAAAATTGAGGTGCCCCAACGGATGGCGCTGGACGTTTTCACCGCCGACGGGCGGCGTTACGATTATCCCCTGTATCCCGGCGTGCAGGTGCTCAACGGTGAACTGGCGCTGGCCTATGCCCGCAATCGCTCGGTGGGGCACGACGGCGATTTTGGCCGTATGCGCCGCCAGCAGCAAGTGCTGGAAGGCGTGCTCCAACGCCTCAAAGACCCGCGCGTGCTGGCCGAACTCGCGCTCAAAGCGCCTTCCCTGGCCGACCAGCTGAGCGACAATTTGCATACCGATATTTCCGTAAGCGACGCGCTCCGCCTGGCGCGGCTGGCTGCCGAAGTGCCCTGGCAAAATGTGCACCTGGTGGTCATTGACCAGCGGGAAGCCACCGCCACGACCAAATGGGAAAACGGCGTGCCGGTGTATGCCCTGGTGCCCAACGAAGCGAAGTTGCTTGCCGCCCGCGACCAGGTTTTCTCGCCGCCTCCGCCGCCGACCCCCACGCCCTTGCCTCCCGCCACGGCCACCGCGGCCGCGTTGCCGCCCACCCCCACGGTGACGGCTGTTGAGGCCCTGCAAGAAGCCCCCCGCTTGCTGGTCGAAAACGGCACCGACGTGAACGGCCTGGCGTGCCGCACTGCCGCGCTTTTGCGGGTGCAAGGGTTTGACCGAATCGATACCCGCAACGCCGACCGGCATTACGCTCACACCATGTTGGTGGAATACACCGCCAGGCCGAAAACATTAGCCTTTTTGCAGCAACGTTTTGCCGTGTCGCCTTCCCGCGTGCAATATCGCACCAGCGCCGACCCGCCTGCCGATATCGTCATCATTTTGGGGAGCGACTGGGCCGCGAGCGGGCAGGTAGACGGCGTGACCTGCTCCCCCTGA
- a CDS encoding ATP-dependent RecD-like DNA helicase produces the protein MPTLRGTVERITYYNAENGYTVLRLRPARPIGGVGRDGLVTVVGNLPEVSPGEHLELTGQWKTHSRYGRQFVAETCRQTLPATAEGIRRYLGSGLVKGIGPGLAERIVGVFGERTLEILDRQPHRLQEVPGIGPKRAARLREAWEAQKHIRHIMLFLHEHGITTGLAVKIYKAYGDEALEIVQNDPYRLAADIHGVGFKTADKVARALGLPEDHPSRLQAGLVYALNKAAEEGHTFLPREALLAQAAELLGQPAEALEAALATLEAEGRVVTEAVPLPRVRLSGERGAAETEAAYLTTGVYLPAFHTAETGVAERLRALLEAPSRLSQRAHPPLPADLTAQQARAVQRALASPVSVLTGGPGTGKTTTVRALIGVLEAWHVAYALAAPTGRAAQRLAEATGREASTIHRLLGYKPGQGFKHSPAEPLPLAFLVVDEASMLDTVLAYHLLGALAPGTHLLLVGDVDQLPSVGAGDVLREIIAHPLVPATRLDTIFRQAAGSLIITNAHRINRGEMPLFPKDASDFFLFPARDAQEAADWVVKVVTERIPRRFGLHAPREIQVIAPMYRGPAGVHALNARLQAALNPPAAGKAERALMGQVFRVGDWVMQTRNNYDYDVFNGDLGEVVAIDAVRQRLVVDFGGHRVAYDWSEADQLVLAYAISVHKAQGAEFPAVVVPMVTQHYVMLQRKLLYTAVTRSRQLCVLVGQKRAIALAVRNEKARVRYTALRHFLA, from the coding sequence ATGCCGACCCTGCGAGGCACCGTCGAGCGCATCACTTACTACAATGCCGAGAACGGCTACACCGTGCTGCGGCTGAGGCCGGCGCGTCCCATCGGCGGGGTGGGGCGGGATGGCCTGGTGACGGTGGTGGGCAACCTGCCCGAAGTTTCTCCGGGGGAACATTTGGAACTCACCGGCCAGTGGAAGACCCACAGCCGCTACGGGCGGCAATTTGTTGCTGAAACCTGCCGCCAGACCCTGCCCGCCACTGCCGAGGGCATTCGCCGCTACCTCGGTTCGGGGCTGGTGAAAGGCATTGGGCCGGGGCTGGCTGAGCGCATTGTGGGGGTTTTTGGCGAGCGCACTCTCGAAATCCTCGACCGCCAGCCGCATCGCCTGCAGGAGGTCCCCGGCATTGGCCCCAAGCGCGCCGCCCGCCTGCGGGAAGCCTGGGAAGCCCAGAAGCACATCCGCCACATCATGCTCTTTTTGCACGAACACGGCATCACCACCGGTTTGGCCGTCAAAATTTACAAAGCCTACGGCGACGAAGCCCTGGAAATCGTGCAAAACGACCCCTATCGCCTGGCTGCCGATATCCACGGCGTGGGCTTCAAAACCGCCGATAAGGTTGCCCGCGCCCTGGGGCTGCCTGAAGACCATCCTTCCCGCTTGCAGGCCGGGTTGGTGTATGCGCTCAACAAAGCCGCCGAAGAGGGGCACACTTTTTTGCCCCGCGAGGCTTTGCTGGCCCAGGCAGCGGAACTCCTCGGCCAGCCGGCCGAGGCGCTGGAAGCCGCGCTGGCGACGTTGGAAGCCGAAGGTCGGGTGGTGACGGAAGCGGTGCCCCTGCCGCGTGTGCGCCTGAGCGGCGAGCGTGGGGCGGCGGAAACCGAAGCGGCCTATCTGACCACGGGCGTGTACCTGCCCGCGTTCCACACCGCCGAAACTGGCGTTGCCGAGCGCTTGCGCGCCTTGCTGGAAGCCCCCAGCCGCCTGTCGCAGCGCGCACACCCGCCCTTGCCTGCCGACCTGACAGCCCAGCAGGCGCGCGCTGTCCAGAGGGCGCTGGCTTCCCCGGTCAGCGTGCTTACCGGTGGCCCCGGCACCGGCAAGACCACCACGGTGCGCGCGTTGATCGGCGTGCTGGAGGCCTGGCACGTGGCCTATGCGTTGGCGGCGCCCACGGGGCGCGCCGCTCAGCGGCTGGCCGAGGCCACTGGTCGCGAAGCATCCACCATCCATCGCCTGCTGGGCTACAAGCCCGGCCAGGGCTTCAAGCATTCCCCGGCCGAGCCGCTGCCGCTGGCCTTCCTGGTGGTGGATGAGGCTTCGATGCTGGACACCGTGCTGGCTTATCATCTTTTGGGCGCGCTGGCCCCCGGCACGCATTTGCTGCTGGTGGGCGATGTGGACCAACTGCCCTCGGTGGGGGCGGGCGATGTGTTGCGGGAAATCATCGCGCATCCGCTTGTGCCTGCCACCCGGCTGGACACCATTTTCCGGCAGGCGGCGGGGTCGTTAATCATCACCAACGCGCACCGCATCAATCGGGGCGAAATGCCCCTTTTCCCGAAAGATGCAAGCGACTTTTTCCTTTTTCCGGCGCGTGACGCGCAGGAGGCCGCCGACTGGGTGGTGAAAGTGGTCACCGAGCGCATCCCGCGGCGGTTTGGCCTGCACGCCCCGCGGGAAATTCAGGTCATTGCCCCCATGTATCGCGGCCCGGCGGGGGTGCACGCGTTGAATGCCCGCTTACAGGCTGCCCTCAACCCACCTGCGGCTGGCAAAGCCGAGCGGGCGTTGATGGGGCAGGTCTTCCGGGTGGGCGATTGGGTGATGCAAACCCGCAACAACTACGACTACGATGTTTTCAACGGCGACTTGGGCGAAGTGGTCGCCATCGACGCCGTGAGGCAGCGCCTGGTGGTGGATTTCGGCGGGCATCGGGTGGCCTACGACTGGAGCGAAGCCGACCAGTTGGTGCTGGCTTATGCCATCTCAGTGCACAAGGCGCAGGGGGCAGAGTTCCCCGCGGTGGTGGTGCCGATGGTGACGCAGCATTATGTGATGTTGCAGCGCAAATTGCTTTACACCGCGGTGACCCGCTCGAGGCAGTTGTGTGTGCTGGTGGGGCAAAAGCGGGCCATTGCGCTGGCAGTGCGGAACGAGAAAGCGCGCGTGCGCTACACGGCTTTGCGGCATTTTCTGGCATAG
- the groL gene encoding chaperonin GroEL → MTAKQIVFGDEARQKLQRGVDTLARAVATTLGPKGRNVALDRKFGSPSITHDGVSVAKEIELEDPFENMGAQLLKEAATKTNDIAGDGTTTSTVLAHAIVTEGLKALAAGANAMLLKRGIEAAAKAVSKKIGEQAIEIKTKAEMAHVASISAQDERIGELIAEVFDKVGNDGVITVEESKGMDFETEYVEGMQFDRGYISPYFITDPEHMEAVVEEPYILLYDKKISAAQDIVPILEKLVQIGKRDLVIIAEDVDGEALATLVLNKLRGMLNVLAVKAPGFGDRRKAMLQDIAILTGATVISEETGRKLESVTIDDLGRAEKVVSTKEETTIVGGKGDPKAIEARVEQIRVEIERATSDYDREKLQERLAKLAGGVAIIRVGAATETELKEKKHRVEDAVSATRAAVEEGIVPGGGVALLNALSVLDDLKMDDEDAQMGVNIVRKALVMPMRLIAENAGLDGAVIEDNVRREQKAKKNANIGFNVISGKYEDMIEAGVIDPAKVTKGALENAASIAAMILTTEALITEIPEEKPATPPMPEY, encoded by the coding sequence ATGACGGCAAAGCAGATTGTGTTCGGCGATGAAGCCCGACAGAAACTCCAACGGGGTGTGGATACCCTCGCTCGCGCGGTGGCGACCACGCTTGGCCCGAAGGGCCGCAATGTGGCGCTTGACCGCAAGTTTGGTTCCCCTTCCATTACGCACGATGGCGTTTCGGTTGCCAAAGAGATCGAACTGGAAGACCCCTTTGAAAACATGGGCGCCCAGTTGCTGAAAGAGGCGGCCACCAAGACCAACGACATCGCGGGCGACGGCACCACCACCTCCACCGTGTTGGCCCATGCTATTGTGACCGAGGGCCTGAAAGCGCTGGCTGCAGGCGCGAACGCGATGCTGCTCAAGCGCGGCATCGAGGCCGCTGCCAAAGCGGTTTCCAAGAAAATTGGCGAGCAGGCCATCGAAATCAAGACGAAAGCAGAAATGGCCCACGTCGCTTCCATCTCGGCTCAGGATGAGCGCATTGGCGAACTCATCGCCGAGGTGTTCGACAAGGTCGGTAACGACGGCGTGATTACCGTTGAAGAATCCAAGGGCATGGACTTCGAGACCGAGTACGTTGAAGGTATGCAGTTCGACCGCGGTTATATTTCGCCTTACTTCATCACCGACCCCGAACACATGGAAGCGGTGGTGGAAGAGCCGTACATCCTGCTGTACGACAAGAAGATCTCCGCTGCGCAGGATATCGTGCCCATCCTCGAGAAACTGGTGCAGATCGGCAAGCGCGACCTGGTCATCATCGCTGAGGATGTGGACGGCGAAGCGCTGGCGACCCTGGTGCTCAACAAACTGCGCGGCATGCTCAACGTGCTGGCCGTGAAGGCCCCCGGCTTTGGCGACCGCCGCAAGGCCATGCTGCAGGATATCGCCATCCTCACCGGCGCGACCGTGATTTCCGAAGAAACTGGCCGCAAACTGGAAAGCGTGACCATCGACGACCTGGGCCGCGCCGAGAAGGTTGTTTCCACCAAAGAGGAAACCACCATCGTGGGCGGCAAGGGTGACCCGAAAGCCATCGAGGCCCGCGTGGAGCAGATTCGCGTGGAAATCGAGCGCGCGACCAGCGACTACGACCGCGAGAAACTGCAGGAACGCCTGGCGAAACTGGCCGGTGGCGTCGCCATCATCCGTGTGGGCGCGGCGACCGAGACCGAACTGAAAGAGAAGAAGCACCGCGTGGAAGATGCTGTTTCCGCAACCCGCGCCGCGGTGGAAGAGGGCATCGTGCCCGGTGGCGGTGTGGCCTTGCTGAACGCCCTCAGCGTACTCGATGACCTGAAGATGGACGACGAAGACGCGCAGATGGGCGTGAACATCGTCCGCAAGGCGTTGGTGATGCCCATGCGGCTGATTGCCGAAAACGCCGGGTTGGACGGCGCGGTCATCGAAGACAACGTCCGCCGCGAGCAGAAGGCCAAGAAGAACGCCAACATCGGCTTCAACGTCATCAGCGGCAAGTACGAAGACATGATCGAGGCCGGTGTGATTGACCCTGCTAAGGTGACCAAAGGCGCGCTGGAGAACGCTGCTTCCATCGCTGCCATGATCCTCACCACCGAGGCCCTGATCACCGAAATTCCGGAAGAAAAACCGGCCACCCCGCCGATGCCGGAATACTAA
- a CDS encoding ribonuclease J codes for MSKPLRIIPLGGAGEIGKNMTAYEYGDNILLVDAGIMFPTNDMLGIDYIIPDFQYLLDKRHKIRGVVFTHGHEDHIGAVRHLLEEINVPIYATPLTMGLIEVKLARGGLKDRVERHTVHAGETIKLGPFKVEFFHVSHSIPDAVGLGITTPAGLVVQTGDYKFDHTPVDGWPTDFGKLAEFGRRGVLALLADSTNADKKGWTPSEKVIAPALETVFREAPARILVATFASLVSRMQQVADVALQHGRKMAFVGMSMVENAKMARKLGYLDIPEAMIVPLDQALKLPPEQVVLMCTGSQGEPSSIMGRLSMGTNRAFDIQEGDTIVLSSHPIPGNEENVYRTINRLFRRGARVIYDPIAPVHVSGHASQEEMKLMLHLVQPKYLLPVHGELRHLHQHAAMARELGMPDDHIAIVENGQVIEFHDGEMRLGERVPGGWVFVDGGSVGDVDMRVLREREALARDGLVVVNLALDASTGHLLDEPEIITRGFVHSGDSQDLVDAIRRRVARTVRSSDGDVRRDVEQMLKSYLFNETRRRPQIFVALTEVESARQPQAV; via the coding sequence ATGAGTAAGCCCTTACGCATTATCCCCCTGGGCGGCGCCGGTGAAATCGGCAAGAACATGACCGCCTACGAATACGGGGATAACATCCTGTTGGTGGACGCGGGCATCATGTTCCCCACCAACGACATGCTGGGAATTGACTACATCATTCCCGATTTTCAGTATTTGCTCGACAAGCGCCACAAGATTCGCGGCGTGGTGTTCACCCACGGCCACGAAGACCACATCGGCGCAGTGCGCCACTTGCTGGAAGAAATCAATGTCCCGATTTACGCCACCCCGCTGACCATGGGCCTCATCGAGGTCAAACTGGCGCGCGGCGGGCTGAAAGACCGCGTCGAGCGCCACACCGTGCACGCGGGGGAAACCATCAAATTAGGCCCCTTCAAGGTGGAATTCTTCCACGTCAGCCACTCCATCCCCGACGCGGTGGGGTTGGGCATCACCACGCCCGCGGGGCTGGTGGTGCAGACCGGCGACTACAAATTCGATCACACGCCGGTGGACGGCTGGCCGACCGATTTTGGCAAACTGGCCGAGTTTGGCCGCCGCGGCGTGCTCGCCCTGCTGGCCGATTCCACCAACGCGGACAAAAAAGGCTGGACGCCTTCTGAAAAGGTGATTGCCCCCGCCCTGGAAACCGTTTTCCGGGAAGCCCCGGCGCGCATTCTGGTGGCGACGTTCGCTTCGCTGGTTTCCCGCATGCAGCAGGTGGCCGACGTGGCCCTGCAGCATGGCCGCAAGATGGCCTTTGTGGGCATGAGCATGGTAGAAAACGCCAAAATGGCGCGCAAACTTGGCTACCTTGACATTCCCGAAGCGATGATTGTGCCCCTCGATCAGGCGCTCAAACTGCCGCCCGAGCAGGTGGTGCTGATGTGCACCGGGTCGCAGGGCGAGCCGTCGTCCATCATGGGGCGGCTTTCCATGGGCACCAACCGGGCTTTCGACATTCAGGAAGGCGACACCATCGTACTTTCCTCGCACCCCATTCCGGGCAACGAGGAAAACGTCTACCGCACCATCAACCGCCTCTTCCGCCGCGGCGCGCGGGTCATTTACGACCCCATCGCGCCGGTGCATGTTTCTGGCCACGCCAGCCAGGAAGAAATGAAGTTGATGCTGCACCTGGTGCAGCCGAAGTACCTGCTGCCCGTGCACGGCGAACTGCGCCACCTTCACCAGCACGCTGCAATGGCGCGGGAACTGGGTATGCCTGACGACCACATCGCGATTGTGGAAAACGGGCAGGTCATCGAATTCCACGATGGCGAAATGCGCCTGGGCGAGCGGGTGCCCGGCGGTTGGGTGTTTGTGGATGGCGGCAGTGTGGGCGACGTGGATATGCGCGTGCTGCGCGAGCGCGAGGCGCTGGCCCGTGATGGGTTGGTCGTGGTCAACCTGGCGCTCGATGCTTCCACCGGCCACCTGCTCGACGAGCCGGAAATCATCACCCGCGGCTTCGTGCACAGCGGCGATTCGCAGGATTTGGTGGATGCCATCCGCCGACGCGTGGCGCGCACGGTACGGTCTTCCGACGGTGACGTGCGCCGCGATGTGGAGCAGATGCTGAAATCGTACCTGTTTAACGAAACCCGCCGCCGCCCGCAGATTTTCGTGGCGCTCACCGAAGTGGAAAGCGCACGCCAGCCGCAGGCGGTATAA
- the prmA gene encoding 50S ribosomal protein L11 methyltransferase: MKTPPDAPQWLEVSLEVNGEMAEAVAEVLARYAPNRVVLESTAIQDQPDGEGMPTGPVRVMAYLPVDDALETTRQRLEEALWHLHVIRPLPQPTYRTLGENDWAEAWKHAYRPIPVGERLMIVPAWMENPDPQRIPLLLDPGMAFGTGTHPTTQMCLAEVERLTRPGMTVLDVGCGSGILSIAALKLGAAEAIGVDTDPQAVAVALENAARNGVAAGFRAAEGSVEALRTPPLGSRQAPLVLANILAPVLVKLLDEAGLANLVAPAGHLVLSGILEGQADDVLAAAQRAGLQFAHRRQIEDWVTLTVAMP; encoded by the coding sequence ATGAAAACGCCCCCTGATGCCCCCCAATGGCTCGAAGTCAGCCTGGAAGTCAACGGCGAAATGGCCGAAGCCGTGGCCGAGGTGCTGGCCCGTTATGCGCCCAACCGCGTGGTGCTGGAATCCACCGCCATTCAAGACCAACCCGACGGCGAGGGCATGCCTACCGGCCCGGTGCGGGTGATGGCCTATCTGCCCGTGGATGACGCGCTGGAAACCACCCGCCAGCGCCTCGAAGAAGCCCTATGGCACCTGCACGTCATTCGGCCGTTGCCTCAGCCCACCTACCGCACGCTGGGGGAAAACGACTGGGCCGAAGCCTGGAAGCATGCTTACCGCCCCATTCCCGTGGGCGAGCGGCTGATGATCGTGCCCGCCTGGATGGAAAACCCTGACCCGCAGCGCATTCCCCTGCTGCTCGACCCCGGTATGGCCTTTGGCACTGGCACCCATCCCACCACGCAGATGTGCCTGGCCGAGGTGGAACGTCTGACCCGGCCGGGCATGACCGTGCTGGATGTGGGCTGCGGGAGCGGCATTCTAAGCATCGCGGCGCTCAAACTGGGCGCTGCGGAAGCCATCGGCGTGGACACCGACCCGCAGGCGGTGGCCGTGGCGCTGGAAAACGCGGCCCGCAACGGTGTGGCCGCGGGCTTTCGGGCCGCGGAAGGCTCGGTGGAAGCCCTGCGCACGCCACCGTTAGGCTCGCGGCAAGCGCCACTGGTGCTGGCGAACATCCTCGCGCCCGTGCTGGTCAAACTGCTGGACGAAGCAGGGCTGGCCAACCTGGTCGCCCCGGCCGGGCATCTGGTGCTGAGCGGCATTCTGGAAGGCCAGGCCGACGACGTACTGGCCGCAGCCCAGCGCGCCGGCCTGCAATTCGCCCACCGCCGCCAAATCGAGGATTGGGTGACGCTGACGGTAGCAATGCCTTGA
- the mtnA gene encoding S-methyl-5-thioribose-1-phosphate isomerase encodes MRTVEWSVEKHALQLIDQRLLPAEFKLVYCHTYQETADAIRTMVVRGAPAIGAAAAFGLALAGFQSEADTVPDLLHDLQQAADVLAQARPTAVNLNWALQRMMRVARAYVGTADKLRQLLLAEAQRIADEDVAINKRMAEHGAALIADGDTIIHHCNTGALATVDWGTALGVIRMAHEQGKRIHVLVDETRPRLQGARLTAWELKQYGIPYDIISDNAAGYFLRTGQVQKVFVGADRVARNGDVANKIGTYMLALAAYDNGVPFYPVVPTSTVDLSLQHGAQIPIEERDPEEVLALQLRGRPVAPEGATARNPAFDVTPARLITAIVTEEGIVYPPFDLHLPRVIHHP; translated from the coding sequence ATGCGAACCGTCGAATGGTCTGTCGAAAAACACGCTTTACAACTCATTGACCAGCGCCTCTTGCCGGCGGAGTTCAAACTGGTTTATTGCCACACCTACCAGGAAACCGCCGACGCCATCCGCACGATGGTGGTGCGCGGTGCCCCGGCCATTGGCGCGGCCGCGGCCTTTGGCCTTGCGCTCGCGGGCTTCCAGTCGGAAGCCGACACCGTGCCTGACTTGTTGCACGATTTGCAGCAGGCTGCGGACGTGCTCGCCCAGGCGCGACCGACCGCGGTCAACCTCAATTGGGCGTTGCAGCGCATGATGCGTGTCGCACGAGCGTATGTGGGCACTGCCGATAAACTGCGCCAACTGCTGCTGGCCGAAGCCCAGCGCATCGCTGACGAAGACGTCGCCATCAACAAGCGCATGGCCGAACACGGCGCGGCCCTGATTGCCGACGGCGATACCATCATCCACCACTGCAACACCGGCGCCCTGGCCACGGTAGATTGGGGCACCGCGTTGGGCGTGATCCGCATGGCGCACGAGCAGGGCAAGCGCATTCACGTGCTGGTGGACGAAACCCGCCCCCGCCTGCAAGGGGCACGCCTCACCGCCTGGGAACTGAAACAGTACGGCATCCCTTACGACATCATCAGCGACAACGCCGCGGGCTACTTCCTGCGCACCGGGCAGGTACAAAAGGTGTTCGTGGGCGCCGACCGCGTCGCCCGCAACGGCGATGTCGCCAACAAAATCGGCACGTACATGCTGGCCCTGGCTGCCTACGACAACGGTGTGCCGTTCTACCCCGTGGTGCCGACGTCCACCGTTGACCTTTCGCTGCAACATGGCGCGCAAATTCCCATCGAGGAACGCGACCCTGAAGAAGTGCTCGCGCTACAACTGCGGGGGCGTCCGGTAGCCCCGGAAGGCGCCACCGCCCGCAACCCCGCCTTTGACGTCACCCCCGCGCGGCTGATCACCGCCATCGTGACCGAGGAGGGCATTGTTTACCCACCCTTTGATTTGCATTTGCCGCGAGTGATTCACCATCCCTGA